CCCTTCGCGCTCACGGCGTCCCACACGCCCGCTGCCTTCAGCGCGCCTTCCGTGTAACGGCCGACGGGCACGGAGGCCGGATCGCCGTACGCAATCCGCTTGACGCTCGCCGAGGTCAGCTCGTTCAGGTTCGACGGCGCGAGCTTGCTGTCCGTCGGCACGATCAGCACGAGCGAGTTCGCGGCGAAGTCCTTGCGCGTCGACGGCACGATCACTTTTTGCTCGGCGGCCTTGTCCATCGCTTTCTGATCGGCGGACGCGAAGACGTCGGCGGGCGCGCCCTTCACGATCTGCTGCATCAGCACGTCGGATGCGCCGAAATTGAAGAGCAGCCTGGTGCCCGGATGCTCCTTCTCGTAGGCGTCGCCGACAGCCTTGAACGCGTTGGTCAGGCTGGCGGCTGCGGACACGACGAGTTCGTCGGCGCGTGCCTGCGCGCTGAAGGCAAACGAAATCGCGCTCGCGACGAGCAGGGCAGGTTTCAGAAAGCGGATCATCGACGGAAGAGACATGGGGTGGCGCCGGTTCGACCG
This genomic interval from Paraburkholderia sabiae contains the following:
- the modA gene encoding molybdate ABC transporter substrate-binding protein translates to MSLPSMIRFLKPALLVASAISFAFSAQARADELVVSAAASLTNAFKAVGDAYEKEHPGTRLLFNFGASDVLMQQIVKGAPADVFASADQKAMDKAAEQKVIVPSTRKDFAANSLVLIVPTDSKLAPSNLNELTSASVKRIAYGDPASVPVGRYTEGALKAAGVWDAVSAKGVLASNVRQSLDYVSRGEVDAGFVFGTDAAVMPDKVKVALTVPTTTPISYPIAQVEGSKHAADAQSFITFVLSPAGQAVLAKYGFKPAH